The DNA sequence TTGTTCTTGCCGACTATCAGGATCCCAACTTTGATTCTGCCGTATTTTTGGAAGCAGGATCTTTCGATATTGGAGTGAAAATTTTAGACCCGGCCGGAGCACAGCTGCCTGCATCTGTAAATATGTGTGATAATACACCACAGACCTTTACAGCTTCTGTTCAGGGACCCAATATAACCTATCAGTGGTATTTGGGAACCAATCCGATTGCTGGAGCTACCAATGCAAGTTATACGGCAACAGCACCAGGAGTTTATACTGTTAAGGTTTTTATTCAGGGAAACAGCTGTCCGGGAGAGGCTACCATTACAGTAGTGGGTGGAACATCTCCAACAGTACAGAATGCGACGTTAACGGCCTGTTATGCTGCCGGAAATGCTACATTTAATTTAACATCAGCACAAGCTTCAATAAGTACAACTCCGGGAGCTGTGTTTTCATATTATGCTACCTTGGCAGACGCTAATGCAGGAAATACAAATACAATTCCAAATCCCACAGCTCATCAGAGTGCAGGTGGAACGGTGTATGTAAGAGTAGCAAACGGTTTCTGTGCAAAAGTAGCACAGCTTCAATTGGTGAAAGCACCACAAATGATCCCTACTATTGCCCCTCCGGCAGTACTTACCTGTGCTAACTCTCAGACTACACTGGATGCATCAGCTTCCGTTTATCCGGCAGGTGCTACATTCAACTGGACGACTACTGGAGGAAATATTGTTTCAGGAGGAACTACTTTAAATCCTGTTATCAATGCTGCGGGAACCTATACTTTAACTATAACAAAAGTCTATCAGCCAGGAAATATTAGTTGTACAGCAGTGGGTAACGTAACGGTAACAGGAAACAGTGCTCCACCAGTTACAGGACTTACTGCAAGCAAAATAAAAATCTGTAAAGGCGGGTCTACAACACTTACCGCAACAGGAGGTGCTACCTATAACTGGGGCAATGGCCTTACCGGAAACGGAAATACACAGGTGGTTTCACCTACCGTTACAACTACTTATACTGTAACAGCAGTAGGTGCTAATGGCTGTGTGTCTCAAAATCCTGCCACTATAACAATTGAAGTGTCAGAACCTTTTACAGCACAGAACGCAATACTACATAAATGTTATCAGCCAGGATTAACTTATAATCTCACAGAAGCTCAGCCTCAGATCACAACTACAGGTGGAGTTACTTTTACTTATTATATAAACCAGGCTGATGCCATTGCTGCTAACGGAAACTTTATTGTAACCCCTACAGCATATACGCCGCCGGGAGGAAGCCAGACGATTTATGTTTTGGCAAGTAATGGAGGTTGTAGCTATGTAGTATCTCTGCAATTATTAAGCACGGCTCAAACTACTCTTACAATTGCTGCACCACAAACAATTACTTGTACGACTCCTCAGATTACAATCAATGCTTCCGCATCAGTTGTACCTGCAGGATCTACTATTGCATGGACAGGAGGGACTATCGTCTCAGGAGGTAATACCCTTACCCCTGTTGTAAGCGCTGGCGGTACCTATACTTTAACCGTTACGAATGTATCACAGCCAGGAAACCTGAGCTGTACCTATACTTCAACAGTAACAGTACAGGAAGATAAAGTACAACCGGTTGCCGCTGTTGTTTCGTCAGTGCCTCGTATTTGTATAGGTGAATCAGTAACATTAACAGCTTCGGGAGGAGTAACCTATAACTGGGGGAATGGTCTTACAGGAAACGGAAATACTCAGCTAGTTTCACCTACTGTGACTACGACATATACAGTATTTGCCGTTGGAGCTAACGGATGTATTTCTGCAACACCAGCATCGGTTACAGTTCAGGTTGGTCCGCCTATCGCAGGACTTACCGCATCCAAATTAAAAATCTGTGAAGGGGAATCTGTGACATTGACTGCTTCAGGAGGAATTACTTATAACTGGATAGGACTTACCGGAAATGGAAATACACAGGTTGTTACTCCTACCACAACAACAGAATATTCAGTATTTGCATTGGGAGGAAACGGATGTAGCTCTGTAAACCCGGCTAAAGTTACCATCGAAGTAGTTCCGGCAATTGTTTCTACATTGAAGGATGTATTTGTTTGTGCCGGAGATAAAGGAACTCTTGATGCAGGTCCGGGACCAAATTAT is a window from the Chryseobacterium indologenes genome containing:
- a CDS encoding choice-of-anchor L domain-containing protein; translated protein: MLNRRRGNLFLALFLVFIGNFILAQNRGRVEIARKPSAASLRAGAFIDVNAPSYPESGYPITQLINDVLISGGSTCTSSSVSNVTVSPNLPASNQNRSWGYFNKSNTNFPFSKGIILSTGYANKAGNTLQGTLSDDLGTGGDVDLANALGIGNNNLTNATSIEFDFVAASTEITFRYLFASKEYQQNFPCTITDGFALLLKKVSDPTYTNLAVLPAGAGPVSVTNIHPQYQNCGPKNEAYYGGTNTAQIETNFNGRTIPLTAKATVIPGQTYHFKIVLADYQDPNFDSAVFLEAGSFDIGVKILDPAGAQLPASVNMCDNTPQTFTASVQGPNITYQWYLGTNPIAGATNASYTATAPGVYTVKVFIQGNSCPGEATITVVGGTSPTVQNATLTACYAAGNATFNLTSAQASISTTPGAVFSYYATLADANAGNTNTIPNPTAHQSAGGTVYVRVANGFCAKVAQLQLVKAPQMIPTIAPPAVLTCANSQTTLDASASVYPAGATFNWTTTGGNIVSGGTTLNPVINAAGTYTLTITKVYQPGNISCTAVGNVTVTGNSAPPVTGLTASKIKICKGGSTTLTATGGATYNWGNGLTGNGNTQVVSPTVTTTYTVTAVGANGCVSQNPATITIEVSEPFTAQNAILHKCYQPGLTYNLTEAQPQITTTGGVTFTYYINQADAIAANGNFIVTPTAYTPPGGSQTIYVLASNGGCSYVVSLQLLSTAQTTLTIAAPQTITCTTPQITINASASVVPAGSTIAWTGGTIVSGGNTLTPVVSAGGTYTLTVTNVSQPGNLSCTYTSTVTVQEDKVQPVAAVVSSVPRICIGESVTLTASGGVTYNWGNGLTGNGNTQLVSPTVTTTYTVFAVGANGCISATPASVTVQVGPPIAGLTASKLKICEGESVTLTASGGITYNWIGLTGNGNTQVVTPTTTTEYSVFALGGNGCSSVNPAKVTIEVVPAIVSTLKDVFVCAGDKGTLDAGPGPNYTYLWNTGATTQTITTNVAGAYSVIISNGVCSKTFSAQLINPDLPQFTNVVYDNHILTLTASNPTGGVLEFSIDGGLTWQPSNIFTGILNNTMYTLMVRVKGAKCGTSLDYFTFVISNAITPNMDGVNDTIDFTGISGYKDFAASIFDRYGAEVFKASKGDVIWTGSLKGINLSTGTYWYRVQWENPASKKMEQRSGWILLKNRN